One Desulfonatronovibrio hydrogenovorans DSM 9292 DNA segment encodes these proteins:
- the cobM gene encoding precorrin-4 C(11)-methyltransferase, translated as MSSTGKIYFVGAGPGDPELITVKGLNIINKADLIIYAGSLVPAALFKNSSASSIIDSAGLTLEQTHTIMTEGFQAGNTVARVHTGDPSIFGTIQEQTFLLEQQGIPYEIIPGVTAAFAGAAKAGISFTQPETNQTLIITRVSGRTKVPSSQEIKKLAASKSSMAIYLSAGLSGKIRADLLEAGLPPNTLIAIGWKVGWSDEQIIWTDLEKLEQTVSERNITGQAVFLILPATEQARRSRLYHPNFSHGFRSKNHDPA; from the coding sequence ATGAGTTCAACGGGAAAGATTTATTTTGTCGGGGCTGGTCCAGGAGATCCGGAACTGATTACTGTCAAGGGTCTGAACATCATCAATAAAGCTGATCTGATCATCTATGCCGGCTCTCTGGTTCCAGCAGCGCTCTTTAAAAATTCATCAGCTTCATCAATAATCGACAGTGCAGGACTGACCCTGGAGCAGACTCACACCATTATGACTGAAGGGTTTCAGGCCGGGAACACAGTGGCCAGAGTCCATACCGGTGATCCCTCCATTTTCGGGACCATCCAGGAGCAGACCTTTCTTTTAGAGCAACAGGGAATCCCTTATGAAATCATTCCAGGCGTAACTGCAGCCTTTGCTGGGGCAGCCAAGGCCGGGATATCCTTTACCCAGCCCGAAACAAACCAGACCCTCATCATCACCCGGGTCTCAGGCCGGACAAAAGTTCCCTCCAGTCAGGAAATCAAGAAGCTTGCTGCTTCCAAAAGCTCCATGGCAATCTATCTTTCAGCCGGGCTGTCCGGAAAGATCAGAGCTGATCTGCTTGAGGCAGGACTGCCCCCCAACACCCTGATAGCAATAGGCTGGAAAGTAGGCTGGAGTGACGAACAGATCATCTGGACCGACCTGGAGAAACTTGAACAGACAGTATCTGAGCGCAACATTACCGGCCAGGCAGTGTTTCTGATCCTGCCAGCAACGGAGCAGGCCAGAAGATCAAGACTTTATCATCCAAATTTCAGCCATGGCTTCAGAAGCAAGAATCATGATCCGGCCTGA
- a CDS encoding FliI/YscN family ATPase codes for MTLDAKTCLELLSDMDPVLTYGKVSKVIGLVVEGQGIKAPLGSICRLLPDENNHNNSINAEVVGFRNGSVLFMPYEDMRGIKPGTLIKNTSMPPLIPVGKKYLGQAINAFGQPLQKEAPLVPQKYYPLYAEPINPLDRPRINEPLDVGVKAINSLLTLGKGQRVGIMAGSGVGKSTLMGMMARYTEADVNVIALVGERGREVVEFIEKDLGPDGLAKSVLVVATSDQGPLIRMRAAFAATAVAEYFRDQGKDVLLMMDSVTRFAMAAREVGLAAGEPPTTRGYTPTVFTQLPRLLERTGKNSTGSITGIYTVLVEGDDFNEPIADAVRSILDGHIVLTRELADQGHYPSIDVLKSVSRLKSDVAPQDSIKHGQKIIRLLAAYNRVADMINIGAYVKGSNPEIDQAIKLIKPINDFLRQDISEKFTLNQSFSLMSSILKKEK; via the coding sequence ATGACCCTGGACGCCAAGACCTGCCTGGAGCTTCTCTCCGATATGGACCCGGTCCTTACTTACGGCAAAGTATCCAAGGTCATCGGGCTGGTTGTGGAAGGACAGGGCATCAAGGCACCTTTAGGCTCCATCTGCAGACTCCTGCCAGATGAAAATAATCACAACAATTCCATCAATGCGGAGGTGGTGGGATTCAGAAACGGATCAGTCCTGTTCATGCCCTATGAAGACATGCGCGGCATCAAGCCAGGCACTCTCATCAAAAACACCTCCATGCCCCCCTTGATCCCGGTGGGGAAAAAATACCTCGGCCAGGCCATCAACGCCTTTGGTCAGCCGCTGCAAAAAGAAGCCCCCCTGGTTCCTCAAAAATATTATCCCTTATATGCCGAGCCCATCAACCCTCTGGACAGACCAAGGATAAATGAACCTCTGGATGTAGGGGTCAAGGCCATCAACTCCCTTCTTACCCTGGGTAAAGGACAGAGGGTGGGCATCATGGCCGGGTCAGGTGTGGGCAAAAGCACCCTTATGGGCATGATGGCCAGATATACCGAAGCCGATGTCAATGTCATTGCTCTGGTTGGTGAGCGCGGCAGGGAAGTTGTTGAATTTATTGAAAAGGACCTTGGCCCTGACGGGTTGGCCAAATCAGTTCTGGTGGTAGCCACTTCTGACCAGGGGCCCCTGATCAGGATGCGGGCTGCCTTTGCTGCCACTGCAGTGGCAGAATATTTCCGGGATCAGGGCAAAGATGTTTTGCTCATGATGGATTCAGTCACCCGCTTTGCCATGGCAGCCAGAGAGGTTGGACTGGCCGCGGGTGAGCCGCCTACCACCAGGGGATATACCCCCACCGTGTTCACCCAGCTGCCCAGATTACTGGAAAGAACCGGCAAGAACAGCACCGGCAGCATCACCGGCATCTACACGGTTCTCGTCGAAGGAGACGACTTCAATGAACCCATTGCCGATGCGGTCAGATCAATTCTGGATGGGCATATTGTCCTGACCAGGGAACTGGCTGACCAGGGACACTACCCTTCCATTGATGTCCTCAAAAGCGTCAGCAGACTTAAAAGCGATGTGGCTCCACAAGACAGCATCAAGCACGGCCAGAAAATCATCAGACTGCTGGCTGCCTACAACCGGGTTGCAGACATGATCAATATCGGAGCCTACGTCAAGGGCAGCAATCCCGAAATAGACCAGGCCATTAAACTCATCAAGCCCATCAACGATTTTCTGCGTCAGGACATTTCTGAAAAATTCACTTTGAACCAGAGTTTTTCCCTGATGAGTTCCATCCTTAAAAAGGAAAAATAG
- a CDS encoding FliH/SctL family protein, with translation MSLSDASPKFKGGRVIIGLQSRALDEMDLEARNSIRLATPETEEKFLERVRERAGQKASEIISKAMAEAKEIKQKASEQGFEQGLSKSRREIDTVKESLSKDVARIFANLKQEKHKIWTRYRQDMVLVLRTSLERILGIEIEKNRAEILGILMDQALELVERGKELSLTVSPKDQELIEELMERAREKHPDIGNCRVKVSEKIKKGGLILENGSGVADNTLDSRYKQVKEIVDRISLDEDES, from the coding sequence ATGTCCTTGTCTGATGCTTCCCCTAAATTCAAGGGAGGCAGAGTGATCATAGGCCTCCAGTCCAGAGCCCTGGATGAAATGGATCTAGAAGCCAGGAACTCGATTCGCCTGGCTACTCCCGAAACAGAGGAGAAATTCCTGGAACGGGTCAGGGAACGAGCCGGACAGAAAGCCTCGGAAATAATCAGTAAAGCCATGGCTGAGGCCAAAGAGATCAAACAAAAAGCCTCTGAACAAGGCTTTGAGCAGGGCCTTTCCAAATCCCGCCGGGAAATTGACACTGTCAAGGAAAGCCTGAGCAAGGACGTGGCCCGGATATTTGCCAATTTAAAACAGGAAAAACATAAAATATGGACCAGGTACCGCCAGGATATGGTTCTGGTGCTCAGGACCTCTCTGGAAAGGATCCTGGGGATAGAGATAGAGAAAAACAGGGCTGAAATCCTTGGCATTCTCATGGACCAAGCTTTGGAACTGGTTGAAAGGGGAAAGGAACTCAGCCTCACTGTAAGTCCAAAGGATCAGGAACTTATTGAAGAATTGATGGAAAGAGCCAGGGAAAAGCATCCAGACATTGGAAATTGCCGGGTCAAGGTTTCGGAAAAAATTAAAAAAGGCGGCCTGATCCTGGAAAACGGCAGCGGAGTAGCTGATAATACCCTGGACAGTCGATATAAACAGGTCAAGGAGATAGTGGATCGGATATCTTTGGATGAGGACGAATCATGA
- the fliG gene encoding flagellar motor switch protein FliG, with protein MAAPGRLSGVQKTAILLLALGDNFTSDVFKKLDKNEITKISKAMLEMESVPKETAEEVLKEFNQTLLLGKEMLMGGPDQVKRLLTKLLDPDTAKYVMEALDMETGPTPFKELINVSPKILAQILRNEHPQTLSLIAGHLPPESAGELLQNLPPGIRAEVLMRLAKLEAVPEDMLMEVDKVLQNQLIAMGAKEGRKVGGVQSVAEILNAVERSIEEEVLSDIEEESTQLADEIRQLMFVFEDIQELDDRAVREVLKEISNEDLTLALKTATEDLQEKFFKNLSERAANMIREDLEIMGPVRLSDVEGAQQNVVKIIRRLEAEGRIIITGKGGGDVLV; from the coding sequence GTGGCTGCACCCGGTAGACTGAGCGGCGTCCAGAAAACAGCCATTCTTTTGCTGGCCCTTGGAGACAACTTTACATCAGATGTCTTCAAGAAACTGGATAAAAATGAGATCACCAAGATCTCCAAAGCCATGCTGGAGATGGAGAGCGTACCCAAGGAGACCGCTGAAGAGGTTCTTAAAGAGTTCAACCAGACCCTGCTCCTGGGCAAAGAAATGCTCATGGGTGGACCTGATCAGGTCAAGCGGCTCCTGACCAAGCTCCTGGATCCTGACACTGCCAAGTACGTAATGGAGGCCCTGGACATGGAAACCGGGCCAACGCCATTCAAAGAACTGATCAATGTCAGTCCCAAGATCCTGGCCCAGATCCTGCGCAACGAACATCCCCAGACCCTTTCTCTCATAGCCGGCCACCTGCCTCCGGAAAGCGCTGGAGAACTTCTTCAGAACCTGCCTCCGGGAATCCGGGCTGAAGTGCTCATGCGTCTGGCCAAGCTGGAAGCTGTTCCCGAAGACATGCTGATGGAAGTGGACAAGGTCCTGCAGAATCAGCTCATAGCCATGGGTGCCAAGGAAGGACGTAAAGTCGGTGGAGTCCAGTCGGTTGCTGAGATTCTGAATGCTGTAGAAAGAAGCATTGAGGAAGAGGTACTATCCGATATTGAAGAGGAATCCACCCAGCTGGCTGATGAAATCAGACAGCTCATGTTTGTATTCGAGGACATTCAGGAACTTGACGATCGGGCTGTGCGCGAGGTTCTGAAAGAAATCAGCAATGAGGACCTCACCCTTGCCCTGAAGACGGCCACTGAAGACCTTCAGGAGAAATTCTTCAAAAACCTGTCTGAACGTGCTGCCAACATGATCAGGGAAGACCTGGAAATAATGGGGCCGGTAAGATTAAGTGACGTTGAAGGTGCCCAGCAGAATGTAGTCAAGATAATCCGCCGGCTGGAAGCCGAAGGCCGGATTATTATCACTGGCAAGGGAGGTGGCGATGTCCTTGTCTGA
- the fliF gene encoding flagellar basal-body MS-ring/collar protein FliF translates to MPPFLDNITAKVTSVWTGSSLPQKILMAGLGASVILTFILLMFFLARPDYQVLYANLHTEDASRVMNILDREGSRYRLTDGGTTVMVPKDDVHRLRLVVAGEGVLHGSGIGFELFDESRIGQTDFVQRINYQRALQGELSRTIAEFEEVEQARVHLVLPSRSLFIEEQTPPSASIVLQLRSGRTLDSRQVQSIVNLITTGVEGMDPDRVTISDTRGRVLYQPRADTLEGLSSTQLEYQLAFQQNLERRIEHMLTPITGPGRVIAKVNADLDFNRRTIRKELFDPDSSVVRSEQRSEEQSRGETHMEAGVPEAPFHGDGYTGPATSQETSRETRTTNFEISREEQNIIGSVGDVSRLNVAVLVDGKYVPNEAGEMVYEALSQEEMERIRQLVERAVGFDNARGDNIEVSNISFGIPDPEPTPTFMDTMGDYFQTIGKPLLNALLVLLFLLLVVRPIVMAILKPKVAEEDEEMAGLPQGEEREAIGASMSEEELEGMQAQKRIEDIKAFAAQLVEENFDQAFAVVKKWLKEEKA, encoded by the coding sequence ATGCCTCCATTCTTAGATAATATTACGGCCAAGGTCACCAGCGTCTGGACGGGAAGCTCTCTGCCTCAGAAAATTCTTATGGCCGGACTGGGAGCATCAGTCATCCTGACTTTTATTCTGCTCATGTTTTTCCTGGCCAGGCCTGATTACCAGGTATTGTATGCCAACCTACACACCGAAGACGCCTCAAGGGTAATGAATATCCTGGACAGGGAAGGTTCCAGGTATCGTCTGACTGATGGAGGGACTACCGTGATGGTTCCCAAAGACGATGTCCATCGACTCAGGCTGGTGGTGGCCGGAGAGGGTGTTCTCCACGGCTCCGGAATAGGATTTGAACTGTTTGATGAAAGCAGAATCGGCCAGACCGATTTTGTCCAGAGGATTAATTATCAACGCGCTCTCCAGGGGGAGTTGTCTCGAACCATTGCTGAGTTCGAAGAAGTGGAGCAGGCCAGGGTCCATCTTGTTCTTCCCAGCCGCAGTCTGTTCATAGAAGAACAGACCCCTCCCTCAGCTTCTATTGTCCTGCAGCTCAGATCAGGACGCACCCTTGATTCCAGACAGGTCCAGAGCATTGTCAACCTGATCACTACCGGGGTTGAAGGAATGGACCCAGACCGGGTTACCATCTCAGACACCCGGGGAAGAGTGCTCTATCAGCCCAGGGCAGACACTCTGGAGGGGTTGAGCAGCACTCAGCTGGAGTATCAGCTTGCTTTTCAACAGAATCTTGAACGCCGAATCGAACACATGCTTACACCCATTACCGGTCCGGGACGGGTTATAGCCAAAGTCAACGCAGATCTGGACTTTAATCGCCGAACCATCCGAAAGGAACTGTTCGATCCCGACAGCTCCGTGGTTCGCAGTGAGCAGCGTTCAGAGGAGCAAAGTCGAGGCGAAACCCATATGGAAGCCGGTGTTCCAGAAGCCCCGTTTCACGGAGATGGATACACAGGTCCGGCCACATCTCAGGAAACATCCAGGGAAACCAGGACCACCAATTTTGAAATCAGCCGGGAAGAACAGAATATAATCGGCTCCGTGGGTGACGTCAGTCGACTGAACGTGGCTGTTCTTGTGGACGGTAAATATGTCCCCAACGAGGCCGGCGAGATGGTATACGAAGCCCTCAGCCAGGAAGAAATGGAAAGAATCAGACAGCTGGTTGAACGGGCCGTGGGCTTTGACAACGCCAGAGGCGACAATATCGAAGTCAGCAACATCTCCTTTGGAATCCCGGATCCTGAACCCACCCCAACTTTCATGGACACTATGGGTGACTACTTCCAGACCATAGGCAAACCCCTGCTTAACGCCCTGCTGGTTTTACTTTTCCTTCTCCTGGTGGTAAGACCTATAGTCATGGCCATCCTTAAGCCCAAGGTTGCCGAGGAAGACGAGGAAATGGCCGGCCTGCCCCAGGGTGAGGAACGAGAGGCCATCGGCGCATCCATGAGTGAAGAAGAACTGGAAGGTATGCAGGCCCAGAAACGGATTGAGGACATCAAGGCTTTTGCCGCCCAGCTGGTTGAGGAAAACTTTGACCAGGCCTTTGCAGTGGTCAAAAAATGGCTTAAAGAGGAGAAGGCGTAA
- the fliE gene encoding flagellar hook-basal body complex protein FliE yields MSISPMAIKAYTSALESGNELKESQKKNMVYDDFTDTLKKSLNKVNSMQTEKNQMIKAFASGENQNVHELMIAMQKAGVAMQMTTAVRGKVMEAYKELMHMPF; encoded by the coding sequence ATGAGCATATCCCCCATGGCCATCAAAGCTTATACCAGCGCCCTTGAATCAGGCAACGAACTCAAGGAGTCCCAGAAAAAGAACATGGTCTATGATGACTTTACGGACACCCTGAAAAAATCCCTGAACAAGGTCAACTCCATGCAGACGGAAAAAAACCAGATGATCAAGGCCTTTGCTTCAGGCGAAAATCAGAACGTCCATGAACTGATGATTGCCATGCAGAAAGCTGGAGTGGCCATGCAGATGACCACAGCAGTCCGGGGAAAAGTCATGGAGGCATATAAGGAACTCATGCACATGCCGTTTTAG
- the flgC gene encoding flagellar basal body rod protein FlgC: MSFMKSLDIGASALSAERTHLNTISMNLANVNTTRTPEGGPYKRKTVLFKAVPVETPFAKAMQTELERELRGVKAKAVLNDNRPFKQVYDPGHPDANQEGYVSLPDINVVEEMANMLTAMRTYEANVSAITTTKSMYNKALEIGR, from the coding sequence ATGAGCTTTATGAAATCCCTTGATATCGGAGCTTCAGCCTTAAGTGCTGAAAGAACCCACCTGAATACCATTTCCATGAATCTGGCCAACGTCAACACCACCCGCACACCAGAGGGGGGACCGTATAAACGCAAGACCGTATTATTCAAGGCCGTGCCAGTGGAAACTCCTTTTGCCAAAGCCATGCAGACCGAACTTGAAAGAGAGCTTCGCGGCGTCAAGGCCAAGGCTGTCCTCAACGATAACAGGCCATTTAAACAGGTCTATGACCCGGGCCACCCTGATGCAAACCAGGAGGGCTATGTCAGCCTGCCTGACATCAACGTGGTCGAGGAAATGGCCAATATGCTTACAGCCATGCGGACCTATGAAGCCAATGTTTCAGCCATAACAACTACCAAGAGCATGTATAACAAGGCCCTTGAAATTGGCCGCTGA
- the flgB gene encoding flagellar basal body rod protein FlgB: MKSLFGTHIHLTGRVLDMRLKRQNVVSSNLANVKTPGYKARRVEFEERLQAALDLDSKGRVTRTDKMHLPAKFDPNTFGPDFFKSIEPRVYQGEDAVDLDKEMAIMAKNTLMYNALTQVMQKNFEGLKTAITEGGR; the protein is encoded by the coding sequence ATGAAATCATTATTTGGAACCCATATCCACCTGACCGGCAGGGTTCTGGATATGCGTCTCAAACGTCAAAATGTTGTCTCGTCCAACCTGGCCAATGTCAAAACACCGGGCTACAAGGCCAGGCGGGTGGAATTCGAGGAGCGTCTCCAGGCCGCTCTGGACCTGGATTCCAAAGGAAGGGTCACCAGGACCGACAAAATGCATCTCCCAGCCAAGTTTGATCCCAACACTTTTGGCCCGGACTTTTTCAAAAGCATTGAACCCAGGGTCTACCAGGGGGAAGATGCTGTGGATCTGGATAAGGAAATGGCCATCATGGCCAAGAATACCCTGATGTATAATGCCCTTACCCAGGTGATGCAGAAAAACTTCGAAGGCCTGAAAACGGCCATCACTGAAGGAGGAAGATAA
- a CDS encoding tetratricopeptide repeat protein, with amino-acid sequence MSNSLDYEINKELGECYLFMGELDKAEQYYQKAAGSNGVHADPFIGLATIAVQKGELKKAGTLYEKASKVEPNDKAFAGLGLIESEIGSKERAYGLFEESLKLNPGNLIALYGLVQVGHSLGRIESVIEYLERALEMDPGKIDVRFSLAGCLKSLGRIQNAREHIEIILEADPENQAAKELLAEIS; translated from the coding sequence ATGAGCAACAGTCTTGATTATGAAATCAACAAGGAACTTGGAGAATGCTATCTGTTCATGGGTGAGCTGGACAAGGCCGAACAGTATTATCAGAAGGCTGCCGGATCCAACGGGGTTCATGCCGATCCATTTATCGGACTGGCCACTATAGCGGTTCAAAAGGGTGAGTTAAAAAAGGCAGGAACCTTATATGAGAAGGCCTCAAAGGTCGAACCCAATGACAAGGCTTTTGCCGGGCTTGGGCTTATCGAGTCTGAGATCGGTTCCAAAGAGCGGGCCTATGGGCTGTTTGAGGAATCTCTGAAGCTTAATCCCGGTAATCTCATTGCTCTGTACGGCCTTGTTCAGGTCGGGCACTCCCTGGGGAGGATTGAGTCAGTCATTGAATATCTGGAAAGAGCTCTGGAAATGGACCCTGGAAAGATAGATGTTCGCTTTTCTCTGGCTGGTTGTCTTAAAAGCCTTGGAAGGATCCAGAATGCCAGAGAGCATATTGAAATAATTCTGGAAGCTGATCCGGAAAATCAGGCAGCCAAAGAGCTCCTGGCTGAAATTTCCTGA
- a CDS encoding IMP cyclohydrolase, whose product MQILPVKRALISVTHKDGLAKLARFLDEKGVEIVSTGGTARLLQEQGIAVTRVSDVTGFPEILGGRVKTLHPHIHAGILADKDDPDHSGTMKELGINFFDLVCVNLYDFARAVADDADAREAVEKIDIGGPALLRASAKNFHSVCVLPDPGFYDPFMEMVQKKDGVDLAFRQETAAYTFEMTSSYDQMISRYLRKK is encoded by the coding sequence ATGCAAATTTTGCCTGTTAAAAGAGCTTTGATCAGCGTGACCCATAAGGACGGTCTTGCAAAACTGGCCCGGTTTCTGGATGAGAAGGGTGTTGAGATTGTCTCTACCGGGGGCACTGCCAGACTTTTGCAGGAGCAAGGCATAGCTGTGACCAGAGTAAGCGATGTTACCGGATTCCCGGAAATTCTGGGCGGCAGGGTCAAGACTCTGCACCCTCATATTCACGCCGGCATCCTTGCTGACAAGGATGATCCGGATCATTCCGGAACCATGAAGGAACTGGGGATTAATTTTTTTGATCTGGTTTGCGTCAACCTGTACGATTTTGCCCGAGCAGTTGCTGATGATGCTGATGCCAGAGAAGCAGTGGAAAAGATCGACATAGGCGGCCCTGCCTTGCTGCGGGCCTCGGCCAAGAATTTTCACAGTGTATGCGTTCTTCCAGATCCAGGTTTTTATGATCCGTTCATGGAGATGGTTCAGAAGAAAGACGGTGTTGATCTTGCCTTCAGGCAGGAAACTGCTGCATATACCTTTGAAATGACCTCCAGCTATGATCAGATGATATCAAGGTATCTGCGAAAAAAATAG
- the hflX gene encoding GTPase HflX, with amino-acid sequence MKALSRLYFRVYPSCPGFTPEQLYELAGISHQLKRQVGLLIDRRGHVLMVLVGDHEGILIPRLERFRQSSGRLRGIRLIHTHINSSPLTREDLMDMVFLRLDSVSLLTLDRNGEPDLFQWAHLLPPNPKNDPYLVHDPVHWTMVDFDFRENADSLEKELDRTGAVLAPGSGGEGRAILVSVDTAPRKEQEKSLAELAALAQTAGLEVGETMIQRVPRINPRFIMGKGKLSELEVMALQHGASIIVFDQELTPSQLRNIVQVTDRKVLDRTQLILDIFAQHATTKAGKLQVEMAQLKYTLPRLIKQDRALSRLAGGIGGRGPGETKLELDRRKIRDRIKKIKDDLRALRKHRQNTRSKRQQADVPVVSLVGYTNAGKSTLLNTLTHSHIPAEDKLFATLDPTSRRIRFPEDMEVILTDTVGFIRDLPQDLQEAFMATLEELSQARVLIHVADASHADVQEQTLAVEKILESLDLDSKDLILALNKWDQVSPEQRIALLRNHPQGIPVSALDRASLTPLVEAVSRLIKTGPDISGKQEVN; translated from the coding sequence GTGAAAGCGTTATCCAGGCTTTACTTCAGGGTCTATCCCTCCTGTCCCGGATTTACCCCTGAGCAGTTGTACGAGCTGGCAGGGATATCCCACCAGCTTAAGAGACAGGTCGGTCTGCTTATAGATCGTCGGGGTCATGTACTCATGGTCCTGGTGGGTGACCATGAAGGGATTCTCATCCCCAGGCTGGAAAGATTTCGTCAAAGTTCCGGCAGGCTCCGAGGGATAAGGCTCATTCATACCCACATCAATTCGTCTCCCCTGACCAGGGAAGATCTCATGGACATGGTCTTTCTGCGTCTGGATTCAGTTTCTCTTCTGACCCTGGACCGGAACGGAGAGCCAGACCTGTTTCAATGGGCTCACTTATTGCCCCCTAACCCCAAAAATGATCCCTATCTGGTGCATGATCCGGTTCATTGGACCATGGTGGACTTTGATTTCCGGGAAAACGCCGACTCTCTGGAAAAAGAGCTGGACCGGACTGGTGCAGTCCTTGCTCCTGGGTCCGGAGGCGAGGGCCGGGCCATTCTGGTTAGCGTGGACACTGCTCCCAGGAAGGAGCAGGAAAAGTCACTGGCTGAGCTGGCGGCTTTGGCTCAAACCGCAGGGCTTGAGGTTGGAGAAACCATGATTCAGAGGGTCCCCAGGATTAACCCCAGGTTTATAATGGGCAAGGGCAAACTTTCGGAACTGGAGGTCATGGCCCTCCAGCACGGTGCCTCCATAATCGTGTTTGACCAGGAACTTACTCCTTCCCAGCTCCGGAACATTGTTCAGGTTACTGATCGTAAGGTTCTGGACCGGACTCAGCTTATCCTTGACATATTTGCCCAGCATGCCACCACTAAGGCCGGCAAGCTGCAGGTGGAAATGGCCCAGCTCAAATACACGCTGCCAAGACTCATCAAACAGGACAGGGCGTTGAGCAGACTGGCCGGAGGGATTGGTGGCCGGGGTCCGGGCGAAACCAAGCTGGAGTTGGACAGACGGAAGATCAGAGACAGGATTAAAAAAATCAAGGATGATCTCAGAGCCCTGAGAAAGCACAGGCAGAACACTAGATCAAAAAGACAGCAGGCTGATGTTCCGGTGGTGTCCCTGGTTGGCTACACCAATGCAGGCAAGTCCACCCTGCTCAACACCCTCACCCACAGCCATATCCCGGCTGAGGACAAACTTTTTGCCACCCTTGACCCCACCAGCCGGAGGATTCGTTTTCCAGAAGACATGGAGGTGATTCTGACCGACACTGTTGGGTTTATCAGGGATCTGCCCCAGGATCTGCAGGAGGCGTTCATGGCCACTTTAGAAGAGCTTTCTCAGGCCAGGGTGCTTATCCATGTGGCAGATGCCTCCCATGCTGATGTCCAGGAACAGACTCTAGCCGTAGAAAAGATCCTTGAAAGCCTGGATCTGGATTCCAAAGATCTGATTCTGGCCTTGAACAAATGGGACCAGGTCAGTCCTGAACAGCGTATTGCTCTGTTAAGGAACCATCCTCAGGGGATACCGGTTTCAGCCCTGGACAGAGCCAGCCTGACTCCTCTGGTGGAGGCTGTGTCCAGGCTGATAAAGACCGGACCGGATATTTCTGGTAAACAAGAGGTGAATTAA
- the plsY gene encoding glycerol-3-phosphate 1-O-acyltransferase PlsY, whose translation MVTIIWLGLCYILGSLPFGILIAQSFCKIDPRQQGSKNIGATNVARLCGFKYGFAVLLLDIFKGYMPIMIAYKFSSSAIFISLTALAVIIGHMYSVFLYGKGGKGVATTVGVFLALAPGAAVWAIGICLAVIYLTGFVSLGSLALVSSAPVLFLITGNFAYILVSLIILGLVFWRHEENIHRLLSGEESNWRRTQTEE comes from the coding sequence ATGGTAACCATAATCTGGCTTGGCTTATGCTACATCCTTGGTTCCCTGCCCTTCGGCATCCTGATAGCCCAGTCCTTCTGCAAAATCGATCCCCGCCAGCAAGGCAGCAAAAACATCGGTGCTACCAATGTGGCCAGGCTGTGCGGGTTCAAATACGGATTCGCCGTACTGCTGCTGGACATCTTCAAAGGTTACATGCCCATCATGATAGCCTATAAGTTCAGTTCCTCGGCCATTTTCATCTCCCTGACAGCCTTAGCTGTTATCATTGGACATATGTACTCCGTATTCCTGTATGGCAAAGGCGGGAAGGGCGTGGCCACGACCGTTGGAGTATTCCTGGCCCTTGCTCCGGGTGCCGCAGTCTGGGCCATTGGAATCTGTCTGGCTGTAATCTACCTGACCGGCTTTGTATCTCTCGGTTCCCTGGCACTGGTCAGCTCGGCTCCGGTCCTGTTTCTTATTACAGGCAACTTTGCCTATATTCTGGTTTCCCTGATAATTCTTGGCCTGGTATTCTGGAGACATGAAGAGAATATCCATCGTCTTCTGAGCGGTGAAGAAAGCAATTGGCGTCGCACTCAAACTGAAGAATAG